In Drosophila biarmipes strain raj3 unplaced genomic scaffold, RU_DBia_V1.1 ptg000008l, whole genome shotgun sequence, one DNA window encodes the following:
- the LOC108031599 gene encoding zinc finger protein 93 isoform X1, with translation MEDLTKNIIFTNAINGQPATIQYQTADGTILKQPKIEGQKAEQQPTFYYTTNGNNGTVNLAQLATTDENKTCYIAQPVGGYNYALVNGMPLNQGAALGIATVDAQGRIQIVNQNKPIAANTISNISFKCDVCSDMFPHLALLNAHKRMHTEGEQQQQQQHNTQQVGSDSIAVVSAQGIVQAQNIIGNGQMGQIQIVSSDTLEPVQQSVMQQQESKANKCIICGNSVHQQSKRKGPKQVRCEPCMQAEQAAQQQLFVAQDGQMAHPVQIISTTPQAQAQLQQIVAAQTGGSTPKREPSSGSGHHPVKKRSSQQMAKCQKCNGSGVVLVGQHHHPGHAGAGGSVKQSVTVKTECSSCRNPSKPFSCNICGGLFSRYSSLWSHKKLHSGEKNYKCSICGLAFAKAVYLKNHARIHTGEKPYKCQTCGMQFSQSPHLKNHERTHSGERPYVCGVCDKGFARHATLWNHRRIHTGEKPYKCEICGSAFSQAAHLKNHAKVHSGEKPYKCEICSAAFADRFALKRHRGIHQKYGQTAPRQTSSDGMIVHKQEIPDMDDEAQQEVIIGGL, from the exons ATGGAAGATCTTACCAAAAACATAATCTTCACAAATGCTATAAATGGGCAACCAGCTACAATTCAGTACCAGACGGCAGATGGCACGATTCTTAAACAGCCTAAGATTGAGGGTCAAAAAGCGGAGCAGCAGCCTACATTTTATTACACGACAAAT GGCAATAATGGAACTGTCAATCTTGCACAGCTGGCCACCACGGATGAGAACAAGACGTGTTACATAGCCCAGCCTGTTGGCGGCTACAACTACGCCCTGGTCAATGGGATGCCACTCAATCAGGGCGCAGCACTAGGCATCGCCACGGTGGACGCTCAAGGACGCATCCAGATCGTTAATCAGAACAAGCCAATAGCAGCT AACACCATATCCAACATCAGCTTCAAATGTGATGTCTGTTCGGATATGTTTCCCCACCTTGCCCTTCTCAACGCCCACAAGCGGATGCATACAGAGGGggaacagcagcaacaacaacagcacaaCACCCAGCAAGTAGGCAGCGACTCGATAGCCGTGGTAAGCGCCCAGGGTATAGTGCAGGCACAGAACATCATTGGAAATGGACAAATGGGCCAGATCCAGATAGTGTCTTCCGACACGCTAGAGCCAGTGCAGCAATCAGTGATGCAACAGCAAGAATCTAAGGCGAACAAATGCATAATCTGCGGTAATTCCGTCCATCAGCAGTCCAAACGCAAAGGACCAAAGCAGGTGCGTTGTGAACCCTGCATGCAGGCGGAACAAGCGGCACAACAACAGCTCTTTGTGGCACAGGACG GTCAAATGGCGCATCCCGTGCAGATCATATCAACCACACCTCAGGCCCAAGCACAACTGCAGCAAATTGTAGCTGCGCAGACAGGCGGTTCGACGCCCAAACGTGAACCAAGCAGTGGGTCTGGCCATCACCCAGTAAAAAAGCGAAGTTCCCAACAGATGGCAAAATGTCAGAAGTGCAATGGCTCTGGCGTTGTACTGGTCgggcagcaccaccaccccgGACATGCCGGAGCGGGTGGATCAGTAAAGCAATCTGTTACTGTCAAGACTGA GTGTTCGTCGTGCAGGAATCCGTCGAAACCGTTTAGTTGCAATATATGTGGTGGTCTTTTCTCACGTTACTCAAGTCTTTGGTCACACAAAAAACTGCACAGCGGCGAAAAGAACTATAAGTGCAGCATCTGCGGATTGGCCTTTGCAAAAGCCGTTTACTTGAAAAACCATGCTCGTATTCACACAGGCGAAAAACCCTATAA ATGTCAAACATGTGGCATGCAATTCTCACAGTCGCCCCATCTTAAGAACCATGAACGCACGCATAGCGGCGAACGACCCTACGTGTGCGGAGTGTGCGATAAAGGATTCGCGCGCCATGCTACTCTTTGGAACCATCGGCGCATTCACACTGGCGAGAAGCCGTACAAGTGTGAAATTTGCGGCTCAGCTTTTTCCCAAGCGGCGCACCTTAAGAATCATGCAAAGGTGCATTCTGGTGAGAAGCCCTACAAATGCGAGATTTGCTCGGCAGCGTTTGCTGATCGTTTCGCTCTTAAACGCCACCGCGGCATACACCAAAAGTACGGCCAAACGGCGCCGCGGCAGACTAGTAGTGATGGAATGATAGTGCACAAGCAGGAGATTCCTGACATGGATGACGAAGCCCAACAGGAGGTGATCATTGGAGGGTTATAG
- the LOC108031599 gene encoding zinc finger protein 227 isoform X2, which yields MEDLTKNIIFTNAINGQPATIQYQTADGTILKQPKIEGQKAEQQPTFYYTTNGNNGTVNLAQLATTDENKTCYIAQPVGGYNYALVNGMPLNQGAALGIATVDAQGRIQIVNQNKPIAANTISNISFKCDVCSDMFPHLALLNAHKRMHTEGEQQQQQQHNTQQVGSDSIAVVSAQGIVQAQNIIGNGQMGQIQIVSSDTLEPVQQSVMQQQESKANKCIICGNSVHQQSKRKGPKQVRCEPCMQAEQAAQQQLFVAQDGQMAHPVQIISTTPQAQAQLQQIVAAQTGGSTPKREPSSGSGHHPVKKRSSQQMAKCQKCNGSGVVLVGQHHHPGHAGAGGSVKQSVTVKTENPSKPFSCNICGGLFSRYSSLWSHKKLHSGEKNYKCSICGLAFAKAVYLKNHARIHTGEKPYKCQTCGMQFSQSPHLKNHERTHSGERPYVCGVCDKGFARHATLWNHRRIHTGEKPYKCEICGSAFSQAAHLKNHAKVHSGEKPYKCEICSAAFADRFALKRHRGIHQKYGQTAPRQTSSDGMIVHKQEIPDMDDEAQQEVIIGGL from the exons ATGGAAGATCTTACCAAAAACATAATCTTCACAAATGCTATAAATGGGCAACCAGCTACAATTCAGTACCAGACGGCAGATGGCACGATTCTTAAACAGCCTAAGATTGAGGGTCAAAAAGCGGAGCAGCAGCCTACATTTTATTACACGACAAAT GGCAATAATGGAACTGTCAATCTTGCACAGCTGGCCACCACGGATGAGAACAAGACGTGTTACATAGCCCAGCCTGTTGGCGGCTACAACTACGCCCTGGTCAATGGGATGCCACTCAATCAGGGCGCAGCACTAGGCATCGCCACGGTGGACGCTCAAGGACGCATCCAGATCGTTAATCAGAACAAGCCAATAGCAGCT AACACCATATCCAACATCAGCTTCAAATGTGATGTCTGTTCGGATATGTTTCCCCACCTTGCCCTTCTCAACGCCCACAAGCGGATGCATACAGAGGGggaacagcagcaacaacaacagcacaaCACCCAGCAAGTAGGCAGCGACTCGATAGCCGTGGTAAGCGCCCAGGGTATAGTGCAGGCACAGAACATCATTGGAAATGGACAAATGGGCCAGATCCAGATAGTGTCTTCCGACACGCTAGAGCCAGTGCAGCAATCAGTGATGCAACAGCAAGAATCTAAGGCGAACAAATGCATAATCTGCGGTAATTCCGTCCATCAGCAGTCCAAACGCAAAGGACCAAAGCAGGTGCGTTGTGAACCCTGCATGCAGGCGGAACAAGCGGCACAACAACAGCTCTTTGTGGCACAGGACG GTCAAATGGCGCATCCCGTGCAGATCATATCAACCACACCTCAGGCCCAAGCACAACTGCAGCAAATTGTAGCTGCGCAGACAGGCGGTTCGACGCCCAAACGTGAACCAAGCAGTGGGTCTGGCCATCACCCAGTAAAAAAGCGAAGTTCCCAACAGATGGCAAAATGTCAGAAGTGCAATGGCTCTGGCGTTGTACTGGTCgggcagcaccaccaccccgGACATGCCGGAGCGGGTGGATCAGTAAAGCAATCTGTTACTGTCAAGACTGA GAATCCGTCGAAACCGTTTAGTTGCAATATATGTGGTGGTCTTTTCTCACGTTACTCAAGTCTTTGGTCACACAAAAAACTGCACAGCGGCGAAAAGAACTATAAGTGCAGCATCTGCGGATTGGCCTTTGCAAAAGCCGTTTACTTGAAAAACCATGCTCGTATTCACACAGGCGAAAAACCCTATAA ATGTCAAACATGTGGCATGCAATTCTCACAGTCGCCCCATCTTAAGAACCATGAACGCACGCATAGCGGCGAACGACCCTACGTGTGCGGAGTGTGCGATAAAGGATTCGCGCGCCATGCTACTCTTTGGAACCATCGGCGCATTCACACTGGCGAGAAGCCGTACAAGTGTGAAATTTGCGGCTCAGCTTTTTCCCAAGCGGCGCACCTTAAGAATCATGCAAAGGTGCATTCTGGTGAGAAGCCCTACAAATGCGAGATTTGCTCGGCAGCGTTTGCTGATCGTTTCGCTCTTAAACGCCACCGCGGCATACACCAAAAGTACGGCCAAACGGCGCCGCGGCAGACTAGTAGTGATGGAATGATAGTGCACAAGCAGGAGATTCCTGACATGGATGACGAAGCCCAACAGGAGGTGATCATTGGAGGGTTATAG